Part of the Actinomyces howellii genome, CGACTTCAAGGGCGGCTCGGAGATCACGGTCTCCGGCCTGTCCTCCCCCCAGGTCGGCCCCGCCAACGAGGTCCTGAGGTCGGAGGGGATGTCGCAGGCCTCGTCGGTGACGACGATGGGTTCCTCGGCGGTGCGGGTCCAGACCAACGAGCTGTCCAAGGACGAGCTCGACTCCCTGTCGGCGGCGCTTGCCGATGCCTACGACGCCGATCCCGCTGAGGTGTCGGCCACGACCATCGGACCGACCTGGTCCTCGGACGTGACGAAGAAGGCGGTGCGCGGCCTCGTCGTCTTCTTCCTGCTCGTCGGGGCGCTCATCTGGGCCTACTTCCGCACCTGGAAGATGGCGGCGGCGGCCCTGCTCGCCCTGGCCCACGACATCGTCGTGACGGTGGGCGTCTACGCCCTGTCCGGCTTCGAGGTCTCGCCCGCCACGATCATCGGCGTCCTGACGATCCTGGGCTACTCCCTCTACGACACCGTCGTGGTCTTCGACAAGATCCGGGAGAACACCAAGGGCTTCGAGGCCCAGACCCGCTCGACCTACGCCGAGCTGGCCAACCTCGCGGTCAACCAGACCTTCGTCCGCTCGATCAACACCTCCGTGGTCGGTGTGCTGCCGGTGGCCTCGCTGCTCGTGGTCGGCGCCTTCATCCTGGGCGCCGGGACGCTGCGCGACATCGCCCTGACGTTGTTCATCGGCATGATCGCGGGCACGCTGTCCTCGATCTTCCTGGCCACGCCGCTGCTCGTGGACCTGCGCTCGCGTGAGAAGGGGATCCGCGAGCAGGCCACGAGGGTCACCCAGGCGCGCGCTCGACGCCTGGCCGAGGCCGACGACGAGGAGGCCGCGGCGCTGGCCGCGGCCCCGGTCGCCGCACCGCTGGTCCCCGGTCACCACCTGGGTGTGCACGCCCAGCCCAAGAGGAGGAGGAAGCGCTCATGACGGCGTCCTCACCGTTGCCCGGCGCACCGTCGGTCTCGTCGAACACCCCCGTCCCGTCGCCGGGCTCGCAGTCGCGGCCCGTCCGCGCCTGGGACGGCCCCCTTGACGAGGCCCCAGAGCTGTCCGGCGTGCTTACCGAGCTCGTCGTGGACAACCTGCGGGAGATCCCCGACTTCCCCGAGCCCGGCGTCCTGTTCCGCGACATCACGCCGCTGCTGGCCAACGGCAAGGCCTTCGCCAACCTCATCGACGGCCTGGCCGCCCACTACCGGGGGCACATCGACGCCGTCGCCGGCCTGGAGTCGCGGGGCTTCGTGCTCGCCGCGCCCCTGGCCGTGCACCTGGGCCTGGGCATGATCACCGTGCGCAAGGGGGGCAAGCTGCCGGGACCGGTCCTCGGTGAGGACTACAGCCTGGAGTACGGAACCGCACGGATGGAGATCCGTCCGGACACGGTCGTGGCGGGGCAGCGGGTCCTCGTCATCGACGACGTCCTGGCCACCGGTGGGACCGCTGCCGCCTCGATCTCGCTGCTCGAGCGGGCAGGCGCACAGGTCGTCGCGGTGTGCATGCTCCTGGAGCTGGCTGGCCTGGGCGGGCGCGAGAGGCTTCCCGGACGCAGGATCGACTCGGTGGTCACCTTCCCCGCCTCCTGAGCCGGACCGGGGCCGGCGGCGCACCGGCCGCGTCACGCCGGTTCCTCGCTATTGCCTCTGGATGTCTGATGAGAGGCCGGACACGGTTATGATCCGGTCATGACGGAGACCAAGAGCAGCAGCGACCTCGGGGAGGGGACGGTTGTCCCCGGCTCGCGGGTGCGCAGCCGCCTGGCCTGGTTCGGGTCGCGGGGGCACTCGACGCCCGCCGCCATCGAGCCGCTCATGCGGGCGCTGCGCGCCAACCACCCCAAGGCCGACACGGGCCTCATCGTGCGCGCCTACGAGGTGGCCGAGAGGGCGCACGCCGGGCAGCGACGCAAGTCCGGCGAGCCCTACATCACCCATCCCGTGGCCGTGGCGACCATCCTGGCCGAGCTGGGCATGACGCCGCAGACCCTGGCCGCGGCCCTGCTCCACGACACCGTCGAGGACACCGACTACACCCTGGACCGCCTGCGCGCCGACTTCGGTGACGAGATCGCCCTGCTCGTCGACGGCGTCACCAAGCTCGACAAGCTCCAGTACGGCGAGGCGGCCGCCGCCGAGACCGTGCGCAAGATGATCGTGGCGATGTCCAAGGACATCCGGGTCCTGGTCATCAAGCTCGGCGACAGGCTCCACAACGCCCGCACCTGGCGGTACGTCTCCGCCGCGACAGCGGCGCGCAAGGCCAAGGAGACCCTCGAGATCTACGCCCCGCTGGCCCACCGCCTGGGGATGAACACGATCAAGTGGGAGCTGGAGGACAGGTCCTTCCGCGCGCTCTACCCAGGTGTCTACGACGAGATCGAGCACATGGTCGCCGAGCGGGCCCCCGCCCGCGAGGAGTACCTGCGCCAGGTCCGCCTGCAGATCGAGGAGGACCTGAGGGTCAACAAGATCAAGGGGACGGTGACCGGCCGGCCCAAGCACTACTACTCGATCTATCAGAAGATGATCGTCCGCGGCAAGGAGTTCGACGACATCTACGACCTCGTGGCCGTGCGCGTCATCGTCGACACGGTCCAGGACTGCTACTCGGTCCTCGGTTCCCTGCACTCACGGTGGACCCCGATGTCCGGGAGGTTCAAGGACTACATCGCGGTCCCGAAGTTCAACCTCTACCAGTCGCTGCACACGACGGTCGTGGGACCGGGTGGCAAGCCGGTCGAGATCCAGATCCGCACCGCGGACATGCACCGCATGGCGGAGTACGGGGTCGCTGCGCACTGGAAGTACAAGGAGGATCCCAACGCCACGGGTCCGAGCCCGCGGGGCGGCGGTGCGCGCTCGGCGGAGGCCGCCGAGATGGGCTGGCTGCGTCAGCTCGTCGACTGGCAGAAGGAGACCCAGGACCCCGCTGAGTTCCTCGAGTCGCTGCGCTTCGAGATGGCCGGCACCCAGGTCTACGTCTTCACCCCGCGCGGAGACGTCGTCGCCCTGCCGGGAGGCTCGACGACCGTCGACTTCGCCTACGCCGTCCACACCGAGGTCGGTCACCGCACGGTCGGGGCGCGTGTCAACGGCAGGCTCGTCCCCCTCGACACGACTCTGGAGAACGGTGACACCGTCGAGGTCTTCACCTCCAAGGCGCAGGGCGCGGGTCCCAGCCGTGACTGGCTGGGCTTCGTCGGCTCGAACCGTGCTCGTAACAAGATCCGCGCCTGGTTCTCCAAGGAGCGCCGGGAGGAGGCTATCGAGGGGGGCAAGTCCGCGATCGCCAGGGCGATGCGCAAGAAGGACCTGCCCATCCAGCGGCTCATGAACCACGACTCCCTCATGGACGTGGCCAAGACGCTCGACAAGGGCGACATCGACGGCCTCTACGCCGCCGTGGGGGAGGGGCACGTCTCGGCCCAGCACGTCGTGGCCACGCTCGTGGCCTCGGTGGGCGGTGAGGCGGGTGCCGAGGAGACCCTGGCAGAGGGTGTCCTGCCCACGAGGGCTGCCTCGGTCCACCACCGGACGCGCTCGGGCGACTCCGGCGTCGTCGTCGAGGGCATGGGGGAGGGTGACGTCTACGTCAAGCTGGCCCGGTGCTGCACACCCATGCCGGGCGATGAGATCGTCGGCTTCATCACCCGTGGCTCGGGCATCTCGGTGCACCGCAGCGACTGCCACAACGTCGAGCAGCTCGAGCGCGAGCCCGAGCGGATGCTCAAGGTCCACTGGGCCTCCCACGCGCAGAGCGCCTACCTCGTCCAGATCGACGTCGAGGCCCTCGACCGCGGTGGCCTGCTGGCCGACATCACCCGTGTCCTGGCCGACAACCACGTCAATCTCATCAGCGCGACCATCGGCACGTCACGCGACCGGGTCGTCACGGGCAGATTCGTCGTCGAGCTGGCTGCAGCGAGCCACCTCGACCACACCCTGACCTCCTTGCGGCGCATTGACGGGGTCTTCGAGGCACGGCGCTCGACCTCGGCGCCCCGGCGCCAGCCCTCCTGAGGCGCCCCGGTCCCGGGGACGACGGTCAGCGGATCCGGTCCGGGGCCCGTGCGCCCGGTGCCACGAGCGCGTCGAGGATCCCCTGGGCTCGGCGGCGTCCCTGACGGTCCGCGCCCGCGCACCCGGTGAGCGCCATGCCCAGGTCCTGCCGGCCCAGGCCTGCGGCCCGGGCGAGCAGGACCGCCTCGACGGCGAGCGCCGGGGGACCCGTGCGCGCCACGTCGACCGCGGCGCGAGCCAGGCTCGAGCAGCGCAGGCCGGCGAGGGTGACGACGTCCCGGGCGGGGAGGCGGCTGCGGGACACCGAGGCGGACGGCGCCGTCCGACGCCCGTCGGTGCACGAGACCGTCAGCTCCTCGGGGGGCATGCGCCCGGTGTGCACCCACAGCGCAGCAGCGCCGACCACGACCCCTCCGTCAGGCACGAGGGGGGACAGGAAGTGCGCGCGGGCCGGGCTCGAGGCCACGACGTCGGCCGGCACGAGGCGTCCGAGCACCGACACGAAGAGCGTGTCGTCGAGGTGGGTGCGCAGGACCTCCAGCTCATCGACGGGCAGTGCGGTCAGGATGGGCTCCAGGGGCCGGGGAAGGGCGTGGGACAGGGCCGCTCGGGTACGGACCCTGGCGTGCTGACGGCGGGGACGCGCCCGCGCCCGGCGCAGCGGGGTCGGCGAGGGGCACGGGGAGCCGGAGTGAGGTGAGGCGGTCACCCCACGAGCATGCGCCGACCGGGTCCCGCCCGCCAGGCCGGTCGTCCCGGCTGTGGACAACTCCTCACACCGGTGGCCCCGCCAAGGGCGGGGCCACCGGTGCCGCGATCGGGTCTCGTGGTGCTCAGGCCCTAGCCGAGCGACGGACCTGGTCGAGCCAGGCGCGGCGCGCGGTCAGCGCAGCCTCGGCCTCAGCGACCTTCGTCGAGTCGCCCGCGGCCCGCGCGGCGGCGAGGTCCCTCTCCAGGCCGGCGATCGAGTCCTCGAGCTGTCCGGCCAGGCCTTCGGCCCGTGCCTTGGTCTCGGGGTCGGTGCGGCGCCACTCGGCGTTCTCCGCCTCCCGGATCGCGTCCTCGACGGCCCGCATCCTGCCCTCGATACGGCGCACGGCCGCCCGCGGGACCCGGCCCACCTCCTCCCAGGCGTCCTGGATGGGGCGCAGCGCCTTCTTGGCCGCCTTGACGTCCTTGATCGGAAGGAGGGCCTCAGCGCGGGCCACAAGCGCCTCCTTGGCCTTGAGGTTCTCGGCGAACTCGGCGTCCGTCGCCTCGTCCTTGGCCTTGCGCGCGTCGAAGAAGACCTGCTGGGCGGCACGGAAACGGGCCCACAGGGCGTCATCGACCTTGCGGGAGGCCCGACCGGCGCGCTTCCACTCCTCCATGAGCGCGCGGTACTTCGCCGAGGTCCCGGCCCAGTCAGTTGAGGTCGACAGCTCCTCGGCGCGCTTGATGAGTGCCTCCTTGGCCGCCTTGACCTGCGCCTGCTTGGCGTCGAGCTCACTGAAGAACTGGCGCCGATGCCGGTCGAAGGTGGTCCTGGCGTGGCTGAAGCGCTTCCACAGGGCGTCCTCGGTGGCCCGGTCCAGTCGGGGACCGCGCCGCTGAGCCTCCTTCCACTGCTCGAGCAGCTCGCGCAGCTCCGCGCCCGAGCTCTTCCACTGGGTGCGGGCAGGGTCCTGGGTGCTGATGGCCTCGGCCCGCTCGACGATCGCCGTGCGGTCCTTGAGCGCCTGTGCCTTGGCCGCCGCGCGCTCGGCCGACACCGCCGCACGGCGCTCGGCCGCCACCGCCTTGAGGGCGGCGAAGCGGGCGCGCAGCCCCTCGAGGTCACCGACCGCCGCGGGCTGGGCCAGGGACTGCTCGATCGAGGACAGCGTCGAGTCGATATCACGCACGTTCAGCTGGGGAAGGCGGGTGGCGAACAGGTCGACGGATGCCTTGAGGTCGAGGTAGCGGCGCACGTAGAAGGCGATCGCCTCGGCCACCGGCGCGTCGGGGAACTGGCCGACCTCGCGCTCGGTACCGCCGTCCTGGACATAGACCCGGCCCTCGCCGTCCACACGCCCCCACTTGGCGGCGTCCATGGCCTCCTGGGGGTCGACGACGGGATCTGCCGGCGCGGGGGCCGCAGGTACCGCGACCGACGGCGCCTCACCGGTCTCGGCCGGCTCGGTCTGCGCAGCCGGCTCGGCGTGCGCAGTGGGCTCGGCTGCCTCGGTGGGCGCAGTCTGCTCGGCTGTCTCGGTGGGCTCGGCGGGCTCGGCTGCCTCGGTGGGCGCAGTGGGCTCGGCTGCCTCGGCGGGCTCAGCCGGCTCGGTGGGCTCAGCCGGCTCAGTGGGCTCGGCCGGCGAGCTGATGCCGGCCTCGACGGTGGCGGAGTCGGGCTCCGTCGCGGACGTGGCAGTGGGGTCCAGCTCGGTGTCGGGCTGCTTCTGCTCGGTCACGGTGTGCTCCTTCACGGGTTGACGGGGGGGACCGGGCGACCGGTCCGTTCCGTGCGCGCCCGACCCGCAGGCCGGGAGGTGTGCGGATGCCGCCGGAAGGCGACAATGAACCGGAGTCTACGTCCTCACCGCAGCGCAGTCAGTCCCCGTGCGCCTCTCGGTGCGATCCGGCTCACCTGCGGCGCTGGTGAGGCTCCGTCGGCGGGACCACTCGACGGCCCTGCCAGACCGCCACCGGCCGTCGCGGCGCCGATCATCTAGGCTCGGGCCATGATCCTTGAGCGCACAGTCGCCCCCGTCTTCGGCGCCAACTGCTACGTGCTCGCCCCGGGCCCCTCCTCCCAGGCCGTCGTGGTCGACCCGGGTGCCGGGGCGGCCCCCGGTGCGCTCAGCCTCCTGCTCTCCCACGGGCTGAGCCTGGGGGCGGTCCTGCTCACCCACGGGCACGCTGACCACGTGTGGGACACCTCGGCACTCATCGAGGCAGCCCGTGAGCGGGGGGCGGTCGCCCCGGGCGAGGGACAGGTGCCCGTCTACGTTCCTGCGCCCGACCTCTATCGCCTTGACGACCCCTCGGGTACGACCGGCATCCACCTGGCCACCGGCACCTCCTTCGCGGACCTGGCGCCCGGCCCGTGGCGCAGGCCCGGCGACGTGCGCCCCTTCCCCGAGGCAGGGTTCTCACAGCCGGTCGAGCTCGTCCCCGGGCTGGCGATCCGGGCGGTCGCGGCGCCCGGGCACTCCGAGGGCTCCAGCCTGTTCCTCCTCGAGGCCGTCCTGGCGGACAACGCCCTCATGCGTGAGGCGGGGGCCGGCGAGGAGGACCCGACGACCGCCGACCAGGAACGAGGCCACCTCATCGCCCTCGACGGCGACGTCATCTTCAAGGGCTCGGTCGGACGCACCGACCTGCCCGGAGGCGACCCGGTCCAGATGCTCGGCACTCTTCGCTTCCTCGCCTCGGCGATCTCCCCCGAGACGGTCCTGCTTCCCGGCCACGGCGCAGCCACGACGATGGCCCATGAGCACCGCGGCAACCCCTACCTGGCTGAGGCCAAGGTGCGCGGGGGAGACCTGCGGGCCTGACGTGGAGGGGCCCGGGGAGGCGCGAGCGGATCGTCCCCGACGGGGCGTGACACAATGCCGCCCATGGTGACTACGGCCCCGGCGCGTCAGGCGCTCTCCTCCTTGTCCGGCTTCCCCGAATGGCTGCCCGCGGGCCGCGTCATCGAGCAGTACTTCCTCGACACGCTGCGACGCACCTTCGAGCTCCACGGCTTCAGCGGCATCGAGACCCGTGCGGTCGAGCCGGTCAGCCAGCTGACCAAGAAGGGAGAGACCTCCAAGGAGGTCTACCTGCTCTCCCGCCTCCAGGCGGACCCGGCCGAGACCGAGTCGGCCGACCCCGCCAAGCAGCTCGGACTCCACTTCGACCTCACCGTCCCCTTCGCCCGCTACGTCCTCGACAACGCGGGCCTGCTCACCTTCCCCTTCAAGCGGTACCAGATCCAGAAGGTCTGGCGGGGCGAACGCCCCCAGGAAGGTCGCTTCCGGGAGTTCAACCAGGCCGACATCGACATCGTCGGGGACGGGGCGCTGGCCCTGCACCACGACGTCGACGTCCCCCTGGTCATGCACGAGGCCCTGTCCCGCCTTCCGATCCCCCCGGTGACCATCCACCTGTCCAACCGCAAGGTCGCCCAGGGCTTCTACCAGTCCCTGGGAGTGGCTGACGCCAACCTCATCGAGGTGCTGCGCGTGGTCGACAAGCTCGACAAGATCGGTCCCGAGGCGGTGGCCACCGAGCTCGTCTCCGTGGTGGGGACCACCCAGGCCCAGGCGCGCGCGGCCCTCGACCTGTCCGCCGTCACCGGCTCCGACCCCCAGGAGGTCAGCGCTCGTGTGCTCGCGGCCCTCGACGGCGCACAGCCCACCGGGCTGCTCACCGAGGGTCTCGAGGAGCTGACCGTCGTGCTGACGGCGGCGGCACGACGCCGTCCGGGGGCGATCATCGCCGACCTCAAGATCGCCCGCGGGCTGGACTACTACACCGGCACCGTCTACGAGTCCTTCATGGCCGGGCACGAGGACCTCGGCTCGGTGTGCTCCGGCGGCCGCTACGACAGCCTCGCGAGCAACGGAAAGCGCACCTTCCCCGGGGTCGGGATCTCCATCGGCGTCTCGCGGCTCCTGTCCCGCGTCATGGCGGCCGGCCTGCTCGACGTCACCCGCGCCGTGCCCACCGCGGTCCTCGTCGCGGTGACCGACGAGGAGCACCGGGGCGCCTCCGACGCCGTCGCCGACACCCTGCGCGCCCGGGGCGTCCCGGCCGACGTCGCCCCCAGCGCGGCGAGGTTCGGCAAGCAGATCCGTTACGCCGACAGGCGCGGGATCCCCTTCGTGTGGTTCCCCGGAGGCGAGGGGGAGCAGGACTCGGTCAAGGACATCCGCTCGGGCGAGCAGGTCGAGGCCGACGCCGCCACCTGGGAGCCGGCCGACCCGGCCGACCTCGCCCCACGGCTCCTGGCACCGGGCGACCAGGGGGACACGCGCCGGGGGGCCTGAGCATGGCTGCTGCCGTGCGGCGCGGCTCCGACCGTCAACCGCCCGCACCCCACGGAGCCACGGTCCGACCCGGCCCGGGCGAGTCGCCCGAGGCCGCCCTGGCCCGTCTGCACCGTCGGCTCGACGCCCTCGACCTGCCCTACGACCTCGCCATGACCGCGGGGACCTCGAGGCAGGCGGCGCTCGTGCGCGACCAGCTGGGCGACTACGTGCTGCCCCGCCTGGCCAGCCTCGACGCACCGCTGCTGGCCGTCGTCGGGGGCTCGACCGGGGCGGGCAAGTCGACGCTCGTCAACTCCCTCGTGCGCCGACGCGTCGCGGCCTCCTCCGCCATCCGCCCCACGACCCGGCGGCCTCTGCTCCTCCACGCCCAGGAGGACCGGGCGTGGTTCGACTCCCCACGGGTGCTGGGCTCGCTGGCCCGCGTGCAGGTGGCCGCCGACGCCCCGCCGGCACCCACGCGGGGCGTGACCGCCCGGGAGGTCGAGATGCGTCCCTGCGAGGCGCTGCCCGCGGGCCTGGCCGTCCTGGACGCCCCGGACGTCGACTCGGTCGTCGAGGACAACCGCTCCCTGGCGGCCACGCTGCTCGCGGCCGCGGACCTGTGGATCTTCGTGACCACGGCCGCGCGCTACGCCGACGCCGTCCCGTGGGAGCACCTGCGTGCCGCCGCCGACCGCGACGTCGTCACCGCCGTCGTGCTCAACAGGGTGCCCCCGGGCGCGGCGCACGAGGTGGAGACCGACCTTCGCTCACGCCTGGACGAGGCGGGGCTGGGGGCCGCGCCGGTGCTCACCCTGCCTGAGACCGAGCTCGACGACGAGGGCCTGCTGCCGACCGGAGTCGTGGCGCCGGTGCGCGCCTGGCTCGAGACACTGTGCTCGGACCGCGCTGCGCGGCGGGAGGTCGCCCTGCGTACCGTGACCGGCGCCCTGGGGGCCGCTCTGGCGACGACCGGCCTGGTGGCGGCCC contains:
- the secF gene encoding protein translocase subunit SecF, which encodes MTSLAQLGNNLYSGTTSIPFVPRRRVWYSIAVAVIALSAVLLGTVGLNPGIDFKGGSEITVSGLSSPQVGPANEVLRSEGMSQASSVTTMGSSAVRVQTNELSKDELDSLSAALADAYDADPAEVSATTIGPTWSSDVTKKAVRGLVVFFLLVGALIWAYFRTWKMAAAALLALAHDIVVTVGVYALSGFEVSPATIIGVLTILGYSLYDTVVVFDKIRENTKGFEAQTRSTYAELANLAVNQTFVRSINTSVVGVLPVASLLVVGAFILGAGTLRDIALTLFIGMIAGTLSSIFLATPLLVDLRSREKGIREQATRVTQARARRLAEADDEEAAALAAAPVAAPLVPGHHLGVHAQPKRRRKRS
- a CDS encoding adenine phosphoribosyltransferase, whose protein sequence is MTASSPLPGAPSVSSNTPVPSPGSQSRPVRAWDGPLDEAPELSGVLTELVVDNLREIPDFPEPGVLFRDITPLLANGKAFANLIDGLAAHYRGHIDAVAGLESRGFVLAAPLAVHLGLGMITVRKGGKLPGPVLGEDYSLEYGTARMEIRPDTVVAGQRVLVIDDVLATGGTAAASISLLERAGAQVVAVCMLLELAGLGGRERLPGRRIDSVVTFPAS
- a CDS encoding RelA/SpoT family protein, coding for MTETKSSSDLGEGTVVPGSRVRSRLAWFGSRGHSTPAAIEPLMRALRANHPKADTGLIVRAYEVAERAHAGQRRKSGEPYITHPVAVATILAELGMTPQTLAAALLHDTVEDTDYTLDRLRADFGDEIALLVDGVTKLDKLQYGEAAAAETVRKMIVAMSKDIRVLVIKLGDRLHNARTWRYVSAATAARKAKETLEIYAPLAHRLGMNTIKWELEDRSFRALYPGVYDEIEHMVAERAPAREEYLRQVRLQIEEDLRVNKIKGTVTGRPKHYYSIYQKMIVRGKEFDDIYDLVAVRVIVDTVQDCYSVLGSLHSRWTPMSGRFKDYIAVPKFNLYQSLHTTVVGPGGKPVEIQIRTADMHRMAEYGVAAHWKYKEDPNATGPSPRGGGARSAEAAEMGWLRQLVDWQKETQDPAEFLESLRFEMAGTQVYVFTPRGDVVALPGGSTTVDFAYAVHTEVGHRTVGARVNGRLVPLDTTLENGDTVEVFTSKAQGAGPSRDWLGFVGSNRARNKIRAWFSKERREEAIEGGKSAIARAMRKKDLPIQRLMNHDSLMDVAKTLDKGDIDGLYAAVGEGHVSAQHVVATLVASVGGEAGAEETLAEGVLPTRAASVHHRTRSGDSGVVVEGMGEGDVYVKLARCCTPMPGDEIVGFITRGSGISVHRSDCHNVEQLEREPERMLKVHWASHAQSAYLVQIDVEALDRGGLLADITRVLADNHVNLISATIGTSRDRVVTGRFVVELAAASHLDHTLTSLRRIDGVFEARRSTSAPRRQPS
- a CDS encoding DUF349 domain-containing protein, with amino-acid sequence MTEQKQPDTELDPTATSATEPDSATVEAGISSPAEPTEPAEPTEPAEPAEAAEPTAPTEAAEPAEPTETAEQTAPTEAAEPTAHAEPAAQTEPAETGEAPSVAVPAAPAPADPVVDPQEAMDAAKWGRVDGEGRVYVQDGGTEREVGQFPDAPVAEAIAFYVRRYLDLKASVDLFATRLPQLNVRDIDSTLSSIEQSLAQPAAVGDLEGLRARFAALKAVAAERRAAVSAERAAAKAQALKDRTAIVERAEAISTQDPARTQWKSSGAELRELLEQWKEAQRRGPRLDRATEDALWKRFSHARTTFDRHRRQFFSELDAKQAQVKAAKEALIKRAEELSTSTDWAGTSAKYRALMEEWKRAGRASRKVDDALWARFRAAQQVFFDARKAKDEATDAEFAENLKAKEALVARAEALLPIKDVKAAKKALRPIQDAWEEVGRVPRAAVRRIEGRMRAVEDAIREAENAEWRRTDPETKARAEGLAGQLEDSIAGLERDLAAARAAGDSTKVAEAEAALTARRAWLDQVRRSARA
- a CDS encoding MBL fold metallo-hydrolase — translated: MILERTVAPVFGANCYVLAPGPSSQAVVVDPGAGAAPGALSLLLSHGLSLGAVLLTHGHADHVWDTSALIEAARERGAVAPGEGQVPVYVPAPDLYRLDDPSGTTGIHLATGTSFADLAPGPWRRPGDVRPFPEAGFSQPVELVPGLAIRAVAAPGHSEGSSLFLLEAVLADNALMREAGAGEEDPTTADQERGHLIALDGDVIFKGSVGRTDLPGGDPVQMLGTLRFLASAISPETVLLPGHGAATTMAHEHRGNPYLAEAKVRGGDLRA
- the hisS gene encoding histidine--tRNA ligase, producing MVTTAPARQALSSLSGFPEWLPAGRVIEQYFLDTLRRTFELHGFSGIETRAVEPVSQLTKKGETSKEVYLLSRLQADPAETESADPAKQLGLHFDLTVPFARYVLDNAGLLTFPFKRYQIQKVWRGERPQEGRFREFNQADIDIVGDGALALHHDVDVPLVMHEALSRLPIPPVTIHLSNRKVAQGFYQSLGVADANLIEVLRVVDKLDKIGPEAVATELVSVVGTTQAQARAALDLSAVTGSDPQEVSARVLAALDGAQPTGLLTEGLEELTVVLTAAARRRPGAIIADLKIARGLDYYTGTVYESFMAGHEDLGSVCSGGRYDSLASNGKRTFPGVGISIGVSRLLSRVMAAGLLDVTRAVPTAVLVAVTDEEHRGASDAVADTLRARGVPADVAPSAARFGKQIRYADRRGIPFVWFPGGEGEQDSVKDIRSGEQVEADAATWEPADPADLAPRLLAPGDQGDTRRGA
- a CDS encoding dynamin family protein, giving the protein MAAAVRRGSDRQPPAPHGATVRPGPGESPEAALARLHRRLDALDLPYDLAMTAGTSRQAALVRDQLGDYVLPRLASLDAPLLAVVGGSTGAGKSTLVNSLVRRRVAASSAIRPTTRRPLLLHAQEDRAWFDSPRVLGSLARVQVAADAPPAPTRGVTAREVEMRPCEALPAGLAVLDAPDVDSVVEDNRSLAATLLAAADLWIFVTTAARYADAVPWEHLRAAADRDVVTAVVLNRVPPGAAHEVETDLRSRLDEAGLGAAPVLTLPETELDDEGLLPTGVVAPVRAWLETLCSDRAARREVALRTVTGALGAALATTGLVAAQLDAQEAEREDLARAARDAYDEARASLERATADGAMLRGEVLARWQELVGTGELWSGLESWVGRLRDRLTGALRGRTASTAGLEDAIESSLVSLLVAGSQRAALDTERAWRRADSAPRQLARALASLPQDDRLVAQAAGLVRDWQHTVLELVRHEGADKRLRARVLSLGVNVVGVALMIVVFAHTGGLTGGEVGIAGGTALLAQRVLEAVFGD